A segment of the Anopheles cruzii chromosome 2, idAnoCruzAS_RS32_06, whole genome shotgun sequence genome:
GGCCTCTCTGGACTCTTGTTATGTTGGGCCGACTACACATACAAGAGCGCATAGTGCGCACATAGTGGCCAGCTGGCCTGCGCTGGCCCACTCGCCGACGGCGCTgggaattcaatcaaaaaatGATCTatcgctccgttccgtgcccTGTTCCGAAGTTACTCAATACGCCCATTCTGTCTCCCGTCCCGTCGCGATCTTCGCAGATGAAttaacaatcaatcaaactaATTGCAACGTGGTGGACGGTATCGATCTGGACGACATCAAGGAGTTCGCCAAAGCGTTCAAGTTGCGGCGCCTGTCGCTCGGGCTGACGCAAACGCAAGTCGGCCAGGCCCTGTCCGTGACTGAGGGTCCCGCCTACAGCCAGAGTGCGATCTGCAGGTAATTTTTCCCCATTCCTTTGCTTTCGTGTATCTACTACTATTTTTCTGCCCTTGTGCAAAATTAGGACATTCTTGTTACGCTCAAAATTAACGCGGACTAAATTACGGCCCACTTCGTGTGGCAAAAAATATTACTAAACTTCTATTGTGCGAGTCAAAGTCACCGTTATGATTTCCCTGTTTCGTCATGTTCAATCATGTTGCGTCCATTCCTTCCTCATCACGATGGCCAGGACCCGTTTGCCAGGACATTGTTTCGTTGCACACATTCTTGGAGCCTTGGAGATGAAATTGTGCCACAAAATTGGCCAAAATCCTGGGGGTTCCCAGGATTCCCGGGTTAACTTACTTACCTTACCTTtattttctacatttttcttccccgtttcttatgttttcgtttatcggttgtgttgtgtttcgaAATCCTTGAACCAAAACTCTCGCGGGTTTTGCGCAACCGGGACCATGTGTGTCGTCGACTGGAACTGTCCACAATTTTGAAACCCGTAACCGTTAAAccgaacgcacgcacacaaccacAGTGCCCTGGCCGCTCAGATGTATTGTGCAGCGCAGCTTtcgtcgcagcagcagcaaatgtaTGTATTGAACCGATAATGAATTTagcaatttaatttatcctcCCCCATTCCGGACGGCTTGCTCCATCTTTGCTTGAAAGTCCCCCCGATTTTTGCGCCTGtcccgcgtgcgtgcgtgtgtatgtgagtgtgtgtgtgatgtagACCCAGTAGAGTTCAGAAGTATTAGAAGTATGCTCTCTCTGTGTGGGACACTAACAATTACAAAGTACCAAGGTACGAAGGTAAGGTTGCTTCACAAAGAATCGGCGAACGGTACTTTTCGTGTTTTGGatcctttcttttttatttatgccTCTTCAGTACGACCTAAGGCGATCTAGTTTTGTGTGTTCTAAATGGGTCCCAAACATTAAGCCAAAGTTATGCTTAACCTTACTCTCGGTGTGTCCACAAAACGCATGCCTCTGTTAACCTGCACCACATAACCATTAGGTAGACGGATTACTTTTTgggttccattttatttctcCACTAGATTAACGCCTTTACTTACCCCGCAGAGTGACCTACCGCAAACCAACCTTCCCGTTGAATTGGCCAGGGCGTTGTGTCTTATGATTTGCGATCGGGAATAGAagcgttttcttcgttcgtcAATCGACCCTCTCTTTACCTTAGTTCCATCTCGTTGCTAACGTTTACGGTACGGACCCGTAATCGGCCGTAAGCGCCGTAATCAATGTCCTGGCAAATTCATGATCTTCCTTCCTCCTCCCTTTCACACCGTTGCCTAAAGTTTGGTTTTGTATTTCACCACCGTATTGGCTAGTGCTTGCCGTTGGTTCTAAGATTTCACTAAATTTACTTCCACttttaatttacaatttttgcaatcaaaattcaaaactCCTTTCCCATCAcgagctctctcgctctctttctctctctctctctctctctctcaatctaTCTGTCTGATCGGCGATTGGTTTGATTATTGTTCtgttcttttcttctttccaaATGTGCCGCCCAAAACTCCACAATGCCCCGAatcatccaccaccaccacgcgaaAACCAGGTTTGAAAAGTTAGACATTACTCCCAAAAGTGCACAAAAAATAAAGCCCGTCCTCGAGCGCTGGATGAAGGAGGCCGAAGAAAGGTAAGAGGCCTGACGCCgccgcacacggcacggcaatcTCGGTAGACTCGCGTATGTTGTATGTTTAATGCACGATCTTTCTTCTTGTCCACACGCCATCCCGTCACACGATTACACTATCTTCCTTCCCGTTTTGGTTTTGCGGTCCTGTGGCTGCTCCCGTTTCGTTCGCACTAAACCCAATCAGTCACTCGTCCAGGTACAAAACGGGCCAGAACCACGTGCCCGACTTTATCGGCGTCGAGCCGTCGAAGAAGCGGAAACGGAGGACCTCGTTCACGCCGCAGGCACTCGAACTGCTCAACGGGCACTTCGAGCGTAACACGCACCCGTCCGGTAAGGTGGCCTCCCGCGGGTTTTGGACACACATAAAAACACATAGTTACATTACTGATCGTTTTAGGTACCGAAATCACCGGCCTAGCACACCAGCTCGGATACGAGCGGGAAGTGATCCGAATCTGGTTCTGCAACAAGCGGCAAGCGCTCAAGAACACCGTACGGATGATGTCGAAAAGCTTCAAGATGGAGAACACTTAAAGGGCGTTAAACGCACGGAAATTTTTTAGGAAGAGATCGAAAGAATTACGAAGAATTACGGtcgggaaccggaacccgtGACCCACTAGTAGCCATATTAAAATAAGGTGCCATTCCGATATTGAGTATGTATAGGTACGTGAGTAGCGTGTAGGACCCCCACCCGTAGGCTATGTATTGGTATTGAAGGCGCGAGCGAAGGCCCCGGCAAAGGATTCCCGCTTTTCTACtccacggtggcggcgtttGCAAATGTTTCTCGTCTCGTCACCCTTCCCGGAACTTTtgttaaacaaacacacgtacactttctatctctttctctcctaCTGCGATTCGGTACAATTTTCGCCGTTCCccgaaaatgtgaaaaatcgATTGCTTTCCCACGAATTGGTGAAAGGTTGTTTCATTGATTGCAAACGTCAAACTGCTCGTCACATTTGGTGTGTGCATGTGGACACTCGTGAAACCAAAGTTCCTAATCTTTATGATAAGACAAGCACTGACACACCGACACCTGGgaaacatacaaacacacaggacacacttCAAGCCTGGCCGGCCTGAGTACACGGAAACAAAATAGCCCCGCACCTGATCAGCAAGAAACAAGTAACAGTGGAACaagaaagaggaaaacaaaacattacaaCACTGAGCAAAAACACGATGTCCGTATGGTAAACGAACCTAATAGTAGATCCTTAGCCATGAATGTAATAATTGTACAAAACTGcgtaaacacacaaaaagaacCTAACGGAACCTACTCAATTATCCTACTTTTAAGCATGGTCTGTTAACTCTCGTTTTGCCATCTAGTTTTATGTTCACCGAGGGTTCAATCTTCCTCTTTCGGGCAGGTTGTTTGTAAATCTCTGTCTTCATTTGGACCCCCGGGGAAAGAGGCCTCGATATTACCTCGACAgttctgttcttttttctttgctttgccATAAAGCTACCGCGTGGAAAAATCGAACCCGGCAAACACAAAATAGCTTGACAAGAAAACCCCCCTATGCACCTGTGTAATTGTAAAAACATGTGTCACACGGAAGAGATAAACAcgtgtcccacacacacacaccagatAAATTCAGAAGCCAAACGAAAAAGAGACACGGGAATCAGTGTCACAGGACGCACCAGCCCGGGCAAAATCATAATGCAAGAAAAAGCAAAGATTACAAACTTAGACCGGAACGCACCCAGAAACCAGTAActaacacaaaaaacggaacacgaaaaTTCACAGAACATTGCGCCACGCCATCAAGTGGCAGCAGGCAGGACACTGGAAGTCATTGCCGGGGGTCGTCATATCACCGTCGAGACGAGCGGGTTTAAGCTGtaaggaagcagcagcaccttaGTAGTGACCATTGCAAGCGCGATAGTGGACACGGTGGAAAATACATTTTGCGACGCAATATTTTGTATAATTCGTGtgtcttatttttatttccgaGAACTACAACGTGATTCAATCCACCTGCTGACTGACGGCTTCGAAACGTTTTTCGGTAACGGCTCGCTTCACGCGGTACTCCATCAACTCGATGATTCCATACCTGTAACCGGAGGTAGGGCAGCTTATAAGAGATGCAAAATGAGCGGTTAAAGGATCCTTACCCAACGGTGCCGACGGTCATAATGCCGAGCACGAACAGTAGCTTTTGAAACGTGGACAAGAACGGGCTGGTTGCGTACATGATAACCGAACCCGTAGCTTCCCACAGGCGAAAGTTGCTGAACGCAGCCTCCTCGTTGCCAGGGAACAGGATTCCGCTCAAAGCTACCcccgagacagagagagaaagagcaatGTAGCGAGTACACATAGATGGCGCTGACTCAGAACGTACAGTTGATTTGAATCAACCAAACACCGTCGGCAAGTCCCCAGCACGAGGCAACGACCATGATGGAGTACTTGTAATACTCGCCGGTCGGGCGCCAGAGAAGCATAAACGTCACGAGTCCGGCGTGGAAAATGGCCGTTAGGAAGATAAGGGCCCGCCGACCGAGTTGCTTCGTGATGTACGgtgtgacggcggcggctaccGCATTCGCCAGTCCGAAGCAAATCATCGCGTAGCCGATGTAGCTGATGCCGAGCCCACAGGCAACGAATGACTGGATcgaattaaatcaaattagcGAACGAGAATTGGAGGGATGCCGCGGCCGCACTGAAATTACCTTCGTGAAGTCGACCGCAATGAACGCCTGCTCGACGCCGATGAAGGCAGTGatcggtagcagcagcaactgatACCGGTTGCCGAGTTGCCGCAGCGTGATGATTAGCATCCGTGTGCCGGACACCTGATCGGCCTGACCGGCGCGGATCATGCTGTATCTGTATCGTAATCGGTGATAAATTCCCCATTAGATGAGCCATTTTCGGAACATTCAATTACGCTCGTTGGGGTCTTACCTTTTGAGAGAATCAACGCCGATGGCTACCGAAACACTGGCCGCCACCATGCACGCCAGGAAAATTCCGGTCAGCGTGTTCAGTTGGCCGGCATCCGGTCGCTGCAGATCGATCGCTCCCTGAGCGGCATTCTCGCTCGGAGCCTCGTAGTTAGCCCCGCACGTGGACGACACGTTCACCGACAGGGACTGCACAATGCTCCGGGTCTCATTGCCATCCACCGTAGCACCGTACGAGAGCACTGCGAAAGAAGCAAGAAATGCCAGATCTAGATGCCGAAAGGGACCCTGAGCCCGAGCATATATCGTTACCGGTGAAGGAGATCAGATTGCCCAGGACCTGCGCGAGCTGGTAGAACACGAAGAACAGGCTGAAAAACTTGACGATCAGATACTCGGTGCGCACCTTGCGGCGTGTCGCGACACTGAACGCTTCGGCGATGATCGAGAGGTAGGTGCACTTGGCGCACCAGAGCGGCCCGCCACCGAACCCGACCGCCAGCCCGCTCGGGATGAGGGTGGCGAACGACGGATAGAACTGGGCCGCAATGTATGGCATATACGCGATGAACGACACCACGACGGTCCACTTGCAGCCGAGGAACCGTATCACGAGCACCGGCAGGAAAAGGTTCGATACGATCAGCGACCCGTAGATCGAGGCCAGCGTGTACGCGCCCAGTGACCCGTCGGTGTGGAGCGAACTCTGCAGATTCGAGGTACCGTGAAACGCCGTGAAATGGATCATGAAAGCGAACCCTAGCACCGCGATGTTCTTCACGATACGCCACTTCTCCCGAGGGCCCAACTTTTCGATCGCTTCCAGGGCCTCCCGATCGGTGGTCGTCTGTTGGTCGTCCCGCATCGCAGTATAGTTTCAAACACCAAATCCAGCACTTCCAACCTGCCAACACCTGGACGGAACCACAGTCGTACACTAACTGAGGTCTGAGGGCGCACACACGCTTTCCGAATCCGATCTTCGTAGGTAGAACTTCGTTATGCAACTCCGGGTCTGAGGTTGGTGCATAAGTTCTCGCGGGATCTAAATGCACATTTGCATACGGGGAAATCAATTATTCCTGTTGGCAGTTCAGTTCTTCTCGTGGAACCTCACAGCAGTTGTGACGAATCGCGATCAGGAGGGGGTCCGTGGAATATTTAAATCGAAGCTCCAGTAATTAGCTCGCGAACGGTTCGCTCGCACCCAACATCAAACTGGTTTCTACACTTTCAAATTCGATCTtgtccggcggccgccggcggaatTGAGGGATAAACCGCGGAGTTCGGGCCGGACAAGGTCACACAGCGACGAACCGGACTTTTACTAACCTCTACGACGCCGACTACGAATATATTCGTGTCGTGAGACGCCGGTGAGCGTGAGTCAGTCGTAATCtcgcccgatgatgatgatggaaatgATCGGTtctcccgggaccgggatcaTTGCTCTAAGAAGGGACCGGCGCACAGCCGGTGAGCTTTGGAATGCATTTTGAGATCATCCAAAGGTGTGAATGCCGCCATAGGAGTCCACTAATTCTAGAAGTAATAACATGCGGATTGTGGTAGATGCAATAGGTGAGGTATGTTGCATCATAGCAGTGCACTTCAGGTTGATCTGTTCCGGCATTACTTATTACTGATTCCAACATGTCGTTTAACTTAACAGGTTCCTCGGCGAAGGACATCCACTGGGGCCCTGACAGTGCTTCGACCTATTGGCACTTTGAATTAACTGATGCTGCTTTACAAaagatggcattactcactaaatgcCAAACTTTTTTtgatgaaatatgtgtttaacagctactgtcattacgcatctaatGCATGTACCCGCAGATCTACACGCACGTAGTGTGCATGTTTGCCATCGCCAAGGGTTttcaaaacctaatgaaattattgataaGCAACGCCATctaatgcgtttgaagcaagccTTCACGACCATAAAACGACCAGCGTGGGCTAAAAGACataataaactgattttttaACATGACAACGATCGACAAAAGATTGCGATATGGAACTCTAACTGGATCTCTTCTAAagatgaggagttctatcgTCACGAAATCCGGgaattacctgaaagatgggagaaagtagtaggTAACGACGGACAgtactttcattaaagtagtcacAGTCTGCCCGTGTTAACCGATAAATAAAGAAGTGAATATTTCAGTACCGCaaagcaacataaatttatgcttcgccagcacccgaaccgaaagaaaccTCTGCCGTCCCTACGAAGGGCGGCCCTACaggcgagaaagagaaaacggaGTTTGCAGAGGGCAAACATTAAAGGAGAGAAAATGGGCGGAGCTCTGATGCTGCGGATGCTGTGCTCGCGAGAGGATCCTTTTCCGAGCGAGTGCGAGCATCCTTTCTTCCGGGACTTCCGCCACAAAGTGCCGTTAGGAGGGTGCAAACTAACCTCAATCCCGAGACCTCCGGAactgtcaccgccgccgtcaccgatGACGAGGTCACGTGCAGCGCAAAACACTTCCCTTGTCCATTGCACCGACTCGgccggtttgccggttttCCGGCGTGCGGCCCGAGATGGCCGTGAATAATTCTACATTAACTGTACCGCAGGAGTGCGCCACGTCAACCGGGGCTGGCGAGTTGAAGATTAATGGCACTACTTTGACCGACTGGGGGGCCCTCCGATTTATGATTGCggtggtgcgtggtgcgtaGGATCAAAATATTATCCATAACCGCGCGTGTGTCGTgggtttccttcctttctttctcgaGGAAGGAAGAacttttgcgttttgttttggttgccCTTGTTTCGTGCGGCGCCATCAAGTAGGTGCAGATGGACCATTAATCCGGAGTCGAAGTCAATCTCTTTCCAATTATTTCGGGATGATAAGCAATCGTGCCGGCGATGCCGCAAATTTGCCAACATAGTCGCGTTGTCGTGGTCGTTTGTcacgctcggctcggtggctTACGGATTGCCGGCGAAGCTAATCTCCAGGAGCGAGGTTGAAGTCATTAGAGGCTCATTTTGGGGCGCGAATTATGAGCAGCAGACGTTGGTGGTTTGGGATTTATTATTGGTACCGTGGAACAATCCGAGGATTCCTATATTCAGCAGGTAGCTTTAGGACCGATGCATCCACCTCTTCGGTTAAATCCATGAATGTCCTTTTAGAATAATTCTTTAAAACAGATTTCCTGAAATGATTCCGAAAACTATGGGCGTTCTGGACGCAAATTTATAGCGAGaaaaaatgaattattcaaaccCTGCACTTGGTTCCGGGTGGTTGGAGTTACCACTGCTTAAAAGCCCCAGCACGGTAAAGGGTTTCAGTCGACAGATTTATCGGGATATAGGCCGGCCACCGAGCCCATCTTCAATCGGTTGTCGGAGTTAATAAATTGTCCATCGAGCGAGGGGCCCAGCCCATTATTGAGACGTTTCCGGTGCCCAATAGATTCACCGTTTGCTCTCGCTCCCGACACACTCAGTGGTCACTTTCAGTGATGTCACCAAGGACGCCCTACTTCCCGCGAGTATCTCGAAACCGTGATTCTTCTTCTAACCCCGCCTGGAACAGGAAAAAAATGTCCATAtggtgcatcatcatcataataaGAAACTGCTCTTTTCGCCCGGAACCCTCGGGGGAACCACCGGTCGGCTGATGGAAAGTCACCGAGCCGTGTTAAGCAACACCAGGCCAGCCAAAATGTCAACCGAACCCCAGTGCGGCCCCGTGCCCAGGAGGGTGCGATTTGTTCTGCGCGAAAAGCGGCGCAAGAAAGCAAGAATGGCCGGCCTATAAAAAGGCGCTGCCGTCTCGagcggcaccacaaacacccgCCAGTCATTGGATACTTCTGGTACACCGGGTCCGATTCGTCGGACCACGGAACACCCGATACACCAAGGACTAGCAAACATTGAACAATTTTTGGTGCCTCTTTGCAGCAGCGAATTCAATTTCCTCGCGAAGGGGCTATCACTCGAATAGAACACGTACTTTTAAAAAGCATCCGAACAGAGTAGTTTTAGTAGATCGATTGATAAGCAACACACGATCGTTTAAACAGCTCAGTCGAAGTCTAGTTGCGTTCGAACAACCCTAAAAGAAGTAGCAAAGTTGTAAACACGTATCGAACTTCTCAACCGAATTAGAACTACCAAGAAGATATGCAAAACACGGAACCACTCACGGAAGGTTCGAGTTCGTGGCACGCTAATCCACGCTGATGTTGATTCGCCTTAAATGCGGtagataataaaataatctcATTTTTCGTAATGGACACCTCTAATGGGAGTTGGTTGGTACGGGAGATTAACGGATTTCCCAGAGCCCCGAGTCCCACTTTCGCCAAAACCGTTACAATTAattcacaaacacaccacgcGGCGCGGAGGCTGCCATATTGTCACCCAGCATCACCCTCCGGAGCAGTCCTCCAGAACAGCTCCATTACTACGCCGTACACAACCTATCACAACCGGTGCAGCGTTCCCTCGGGACTGAGAGATTGATCGTATCTGTTGTGTCCTACAACACTCCGCAACACACTTCACTCCGGAGTGGCAACATAATTGAACAAGTGCCCCGTGGGAGAACCACGGCCAAGGAGGGAGGGTCGCCAACGGTCGGCCTCGGGGAACGATAAGTGGCAGAACGtggctgcagccgccgccgagggccAGTGCATTAGAAGTCATTAGGAGCAATTGAATTATCGTTCGGCGCGACTGGCCATATGGTAAGTATCAGAGAATTGTCCTCAGAGCTGAGGATGGTTGACAGGTTGTGTTGTAACGCAGCAGAACTACCGACCCCGGACCTGGAATTGTTCAGAACCGGAGTATCAACTCAggcgcctgaaggtatgcaatgcGTGTTCGAAAGGAAGGTAAGTGCTACATTTACAAAGCGATACATACAGACATCCCGCACCACGTGGTGCGCGGGGTGCCATTCGTTTTATTCCGGTGTTCCGACGAaaacgcgcgtgtgtgtaacAAAAATGAGtgtaacaaaacaatagacaTTACATTTTCAGGCTAGCATCAGCGGTGTAGTGTAAAAGTAGTGTTTAGTATATGCGATCCCGAAGCTTCAGCTCCagtacctctctctctctctctatctctctctctctctctattcgTTGTTGCGCTTAAACTTCATCATGTTGTAGATCGATGCCGCCTTATAGTTAATCGGACCGTAATTGTTGTCCTCCAGATCGGCGTATATCACGTCCTCGGGATACACGATCCCGTCCTGCAGAAGGGGCTGCAGAAGAAGGAAGGGCATTGGAAGGTTGTTGAGTAGTTTCGTTGCGAACATTGGCGGAGTCACCTCGTTGACGCGTAAAGTTTGTGCAAACATTGAGAGCGGCATTTCGCGCGGGTTAGTACTTTGGCTAGTGGTAcggtacgtgtgtgtgtgtgtggaggggCCAAGGACACCAAGGAACCGTACTTACCGTATCTTACTCACTCGCCCACGCCACGAGATACTAGtcacaaattaaaaacacataCACCAACTCACACGTGTCCCATTGCGTGCTGCgtattgcaaaataaaaattgtccattttattcctttcctttctctctctctctctctctctctctgtcggtctGTCGCTTTGCCTATCGTTATCGGTCCCTCTTTGGTAATTGTCTTACGatacgcgcacacacacacacacacacgtggtaTTACAGTAGATTGCAGAGCTGGTAAGTTGGCTGCAAATTCGAAGTCTTAACGCCCTTGACCGACTTATAACGATAtagccacaacaacaacaacgccaacgTGCGCCGTGTGCAATAAAATTGATCCTAactctttctttcccttctctctctctatctctatcttcACCTAGaattgctttcgtttcgtttgtttgttttcggatACAGTAAGTAAACAAGAGCGAAGGGACTCTGTCTCTGGGTCTGTCTCTGGTCTGCGTCCGCCTCGTTTCTTTCTCTACTCTGCTCGGAGGTTTGATTTTCTTAAGAGGAGCTTGTCGGTTCCTAATAAATGTATGTATTGCTTTTGGCTTTGATCGTATCGTTCGCCTAAAAAGGGGAAAAGAGAGCAATCGAGAGCATCGAGAATTTAGTGAAACAACGCGTGCTGTGTCCTCTGCGATTCCGGCCTCGTGTCGTGggttttgtggtggaaaacaatttttattcTGCAATTCTGCGCGTTTGCGAGGACACCGAAGAACCACCGAAAAAGCCTCCGGTAGGTTGCGTGTTAATCGGCCACACAGTAGCAAGCTCAGACTTACCTTTCTGATCTGATCGGGATCAGAATCAGGAtcctcgtcggtcggtggtgggtgTTTTAGTACAAggcagcacaaacacacacacacacacaggggtcAGTCAGGGACGTGGTTTAGTCAGTGaggagtgagtgagtgagttcCTTGGTTTATTTGATTGCAAACTTGTCATTGTTACACATATTAACCGACTTTCTGTTAGTAGTAGTTATTATTGCTGAAGTACTCGTTGGCACGGGAGTAATGGGTTTAAAGGCTACGGAGCTAGTGTCGTACGGAAAgtgtgctgctgcgggtgggggtggcggtggaggcgcccCACGGCGCGGCGgatgtttctgctgctgctgctggtcgtaGTACTCGCCCTCGCTGCcgtcctgctgctgatgggccGCCATTATCGCGCCGCTAGTGTTGCGGTAGTGTTGCGCGGGGCCCCGGTAGTCGCGCAGCGTTTTCGAGTTGATCGAGTGCGACTTGATCTTGAGGTCGCGCACCGTCGCCTCGACCGTCTGCGATGGCTGGAAGTTAAAGCTATGATGTTTCTGTAAAGGCAGCTTGATGTGACGCCGGCCGGAGCTGTTGGTCGCGCTGCTCGACGCGGTCGTCGACgagctgccggtggtggtcgaagagccaccgccaccgccaccgccaccgccacctttgcgcacgagcagcagctggttAATCTTGGCCTGCTGCTCGCGGCTATCGACCGGGAACAGCTCCTTCGGGATGACGATGCGCGTCTGCCGCTGCGTGATCTCCAGATAGTGATTACCGGGTGCACCCGAGTGGTACTGGCGGGGAAGGGCGCGAGGGTTAGTACAAGGAAGCAGGCCAGTTAGCGGGGTGCACTACTCACGTCTTCGATGGCCTGCGATAGGTCCCCGGcgtcgtccgggtccgggtggtgcAGTCGAAGGGTCGACGATTCCGACAGGCCGAGCGGCAGGTTCATGTAGATCGGATCCAACCGGGTCGTGCTGGCGCTACCCgcccctcggtggtggtggtggtggtggtgcagcgtGGTCGCCTTCGAGACGAGCGAGTTGGTCGACGCgtacttccggtgccggggcgcCGGGATCGGCTTGATGCAGTCGTAGTAGCTGTTCGAGACCGCACTGTTCGAGCGGCCCTGCGACTTGCGGCCCGGCTTCTTCAGGCTCACCCGGTAGCGCTCCTGGTGCAGCGtcagcgaaccggaaccggccggccccggaacgGTCGACTCGTGGATCTGGATCGAATCGGTCAGATTTTCGTACAGCGGCGTCACCGTTTCCAGATCGATCAGTTTCTTCTCCGTCGCGGCGTGGTTGCGTTTGGTCGTGCGACCTGCCGACGGGGCcgggacaccaccaccaccaccggttacGACGAAGCTGTGCGAGGACAGGGTATCGCTGGTGTCGAGGGTGGCCGCCAGCTGGGCTGCACCGGCCGCCTGCCGCTGTTCGGCCGCCGACTTGGAATCGTCGAACCGGAAACCACCGCAACCGGACtcgtccgggccggggggtCCGTGCAGGGCGTGTGGGTGCGGTGGGGCCGGG
Coding sequences within it:
- the LOC128278479 gene encoding UNC93-like protein, with the protein product MRDDQQTTTDREALEAIEKLGPREKWRIVKNIAVLGFAFMIHFTAFHGTSNLQSSLHTDGSLGAYTLASIYGSLIVSNLFLPVLVIRFLGCKWTVVVSFIAYMPYIAAQFYPSFATLIPSGLAVGFGGGPLWCAKCTYLSIIAEAFSVATRRKVRTEYLIVKFFSLFFVFYQLAQVLGNLISFTVLSYGATVDGNETRSIVQSLSVNVSSTCGANYEAPSENAAQGAIDLQRPDAGQLNTLTGIFLACMVAASVSVAIGVDSLKRYSMIRAGQADQVSGTRMLIITLRQLGNRYQLLLLPITAFIGVEQAFIAVDFTKSFVACGLGISYIGYAMICFGLANAVAAAVTPYITKQLGRRALIFLTAIFHAGLVTFMLLWRPTGEYYKYSIMVVASCWGLADGVWLIQINSLSGILFPGNEEAAFSNFRLWEATGSVIMYATSPFLSTFQKLLFVLGIMTVGTVGYGIIELMEYRVKRAVTEKRFEAVSQQVD